In a genomic window of Lycium ferocissimum isolate CSIRO_LF1 chromosome 9, AGI_CSIRO_Lferr_CH_V1, whole genome shotgun sequence:
- the LOC132031353 gene encoding uncharacterized protein LOC132031353 isoform X2 produces MDTIVNLALEEICSHGDSGLHLSKLWPKLQPSVSNQGLKLCQNVKKVLWFNLIDIPGLKFESNGVNYTSTDNCVRELDQSERLDLKIVAPEHMCDGFIGIYDIDASDAKLNKHERRALSCLATVRGKGIAQNELGKDFKIKGNDMFYILRKLEKRGLIVRQPTILRIRDIAGEGDSKKGPVSTNMLYLSRYAKNLGSQQRLEITKGDNSLEDSEITDGEDENSVGVAEESLEVDLRVKDFLPELEAICDKLESAEGKVLAMADIKPELGYQGTKGHRRWRYILKKLKEAQVVKEDDVIVDGKEVKCLHLLKGFSPKHFEATMKKAKRGRISDLLLELPIEHQIYDMVDAEGERGLPFIQVCKRLGLSNKQHYNRLFDIINRFGIHMEPELMNKAKGYRLWTPGNHNPGASTITPNKPVADPSEISGCTPLGTHLEFQENSALTRQDVDASFPEGSGVANSQSVTTGIVPKASDSLVLDEKDESVPLHLKSSLDSTIKVSSATSDAELQIVSASSSYVAPAEALDLAVPTPSRRRSYPRYPCLTLEATSAKREQWILKLLEEEKFLVRSELYRRLQDLEKEKTTTTDRKTLDRCLNKLLQGGHCKLIVVYVPVLTNCNQSRRIQVVLHPSVSSVSAEQIHERFRSFETQIRTQSSSQSKKGESIPQLNDLARTHQSIKLNQAERAEAMRTNGFVLAKMVRAKLLHIYLWEYVNSLPGCDDVLSSFKHGHDLKNPHSTCKLIDLNAAIKAMPLELFLQVVGSTQKFEDTIEKCKNGFCLSDLPLLEYKHLMDIRATGRLSSLIDIIRRLKLIRLVCGGHPENTEDLPHTTLTHVLELKPYIEEPVCSVGSSHFSHCPDLRPQIRHDFVLSTIKAVEEYWNTLEYCYSASDRKAALHAFPGCTVNEVFLFRSWASVRVMTADQRAELLKRVINDGPQRKLSFKECEEIAKDLNLTFEQVLRVYHDKRQRRLTRFDRASDAGKAEIQPNQGTPALSSKKRKRPVRRKSSKHAEASTVVGQPHETLSEIVNEEQSSLPSTSCTRTRSLEGYDVQDDVEAAEESEVPEDDGIGRAFLDKYALSRAKPTRRGRFYWTDDVDRQLVIEYARHRASLGAKFNRVDWGKLPNLPAPPDACRRRMSSLRTSRQFRKSVMRLCNLLSQRYVDYLKKSQDKTLNHEGHQATECCCFKHTSHFLSQDPWDNFNDANIKSALDDALRCKKIAKSETLKDVQPFFDKCSDDKTDERHVSYGPQSVLPVSGGQYVENFAEKTEDSGIPLSSNRIGQKYVNLTIGSIPISKRLYESTAVANAAELFKLIFLCSSKSPLVPTLLAETLRRYSEHDLFAAFNYLRDKKVLIGGQTNNPFVLSQTFLNCIEFSPFPSDTGNRAAKFASWLCEREKELIAEGADLPTDLQCGDVFHLCALFASGELSIAPCLPDEGVGEVEDPRTSKRKYDDSEFSDGDRYKKLKTSTAGDGGELCSRRAKGFPGIRLCLRHATLSRIKTIDLLKDTDKYTRTLSVEEHQAADLGNVSFDTDDQVNELHDSGVPYTVVSPTESPWQAMTTYAERVCSFGSCSEQNSLVSPEMFRSVYSAIQMAGDQGLCMKDISKILKMQEKKLSESVVEVLEAFGRVLKVNAYDSIRVVDSLYRSKYFLTPVAAIHQDATLSPYEDSEARIDEESLTHNGEDHKDVELQKEMSGESDKVHKITILNLPKEVTEPSNEKQNINEAKGSQPTVASSPTRNHPEEPYELRSTGLHLGKPILPWLNGDGTTNERVYKGLVRRVLGIVMQNPGIKESCRSLLNIMVLDNDIFARKIPQTNPGGAPTILSSLLGSHFKKSQLISREHFFANPSSTHLL; encoded by the exons ATGGATACCATTGTTAACTTGGCGCTCGAAGAAATATGTTCCCATGGCGATTCCGGTCTCCATCTCTCAAAGCTATGGCCAAAACTACAACCTTCAGTTTCCAATCAAGGACTTAAACTTTGTCAAAACGTCAAAAAAGTCCTTTGGTTTAACCTCATTGACATTCCAGGCCTCAAATTCGAATCTAATGGTGTTAATTACACCTCGACGGATAATTGTGTTCGTGAACTGGATCAAAGTGAGCGGTTAGATTTGAAAATCGTAGCGCCGGAGCATATGTGTGATGGTTTTATTGGAATTTATGATATTGATGCATCTGATGCTAAGCTTAATAAACATGAACGTCGTGCTCTTAGTTGCCTTGCTACTGTTAG AGGAAAAGGAATCGCACAAAATGAGCTTGGCAAAGACTTTAAGATTAAAggaaatgacatgttctacatATTGAGGAAGCTTGAAAAACGAGGATTGATTGTCAGACAGCCAACAATCCTTAGGATAAGAGACATAGCTGGAGAAGGGGACTCCAAAAAAGGTCCAGTTTCCACCAATATGCTCTATTTATCCCGCTACGCAAAGAATTTGGGTAGTCAACAAAGGCTTGAGATAACCAAGGGGGATAATTCCTTGGAGGATAGTGAGATCACTGATGGTGAAGATGAAAATAGTGTTGGTGTTGCTGAGGAATCTCTTGAAGTAGATCTGCGCGTAAAAGATTTTCTTCCGGAACTAGAAGCTATCTGTGATAAACTTGAAAGTGCTGAGGGAAAG GTCCTTGCTATGGCTGACATCAAGCCAGAACTTGGTTATCAAGGGACTAAGGGGCATAGGAGATGGAGATAT ATTCTCAAGAAGCTGAAGGAGGCTCAAGTGGTGAAGGAGGACGATGTCATAGTAGACGGGAAG GAGGTCAAGTGTCTACATTTGTTGAAGGGGTTTTCACCAAAGCATTTTGAAGCAACGATGAAAAAGGCCAAGAGAGGTCGTATATCGGACCTGCTTTTAGAGCTTCCTATTGAGCATCAGATTTACGATATGGTTGATGCTGAGGGAGAAAGAGGGTTGCCCTTCATTCAG GTATGCAAAAGGCTGGGACTAAGCAATAAACAACACTACAATCGGCTGTTTGATATCATTAATAGATTCGGAATACATATGGAGCCAGAACTCATGAACAAAGCCAAGGGTTACCGACTCTGGACGCCTGGAAACCATAATCCTGGAGCTTCAACTATCACTCCGAATAAACCAGTGGCAGACCCTTCAGAAATTTCTGGGTGCACTCCACTTGGAACacatttagaatttcaagaaaactcagcATTAACCAGACAAGATGTGGATGCTTCATTTCCTGAAGGTAGTGGTGTAGCTAATAGCCAAAGTGTAACCACAGGAATTGTACCAAAAGCTTCTGATAGTTTGGTGCTGGATGAAAAGGATGAATCTGTCCCACTTCATCTGAAGAGTTCACTGGACTCGACCATCAAGGTAAGCAGTGCCACTTCTGATGCAGAGTTACAGATAGTGAgtgcatcatcatcatatgttGCACCAGCGGAAGCACTGGATCTTGCTGTGCCAACACCTTCAAGACGCCGATCGTATCCGAGGTATCCCTGTCTCACGTTGGAGGCAACCAGTGCAAAAAGGGAGCAGTGGATACTTAAACTTCTAGAG GAGGAGAAGTTCCTGGTCAGATCAGAGCTATACAGACGGCTTCAGGATCTTGAGAAGGAGAAGACGACAACGACAGACAGAAAGACCTTAGATCGTTGTCTGAATAAGCTCTTGCAAGGAGGACATTGTAAACTTATCGTTGTTTATGTCCCTGTTCTAACAAATTGTAATCAGAGTCGTCGGATACAGGTGGTTCTGCACCCTTCAGTTTCTAGTGTATCTGCTGAACAGATTCATGAGAGATTCAGGTCTTTTGAGACACAAATCCGCACTCAATCCTCTTCTCAATCGAAAAAGGGAGAGTCAATTCCTCAACTGAATGATCTCGCCAGGACACATCAAAGCATAAAATTGAACCAAGCTGAGCGAGCTGAAGCTATGCGCACAAATGGATTTGTACTGGCCAAGATGGTTCGCGCAAAGCTTCTTCACATCTATCTGTGGGAATATGTAAACAGTTTGCCTGGTTGTGATGAtgttttgtcatcttttaaacaTGGCCATGACCTAAAAAATCCTCACAGTACATGTAAATTAATTGATTTAAATGCAGCTATTAAGGCCATGCCGCTTGAACTGTTCTTGCAAGTTGTTGGCTCTACTCAAAAGTTTGAGGATACGATCGAGAAATGTAAAAATGGGTTTTGCCTTTCTGATCTTCCTCTGCTGGAATACAAGCATCTGATGGATATCCGAGCAACTGGACGACTATCATCGTTGATTGACATCATACGACGTTTGAAG TTGATTAGACTTGTATGTGGTGGACATCCAGAAAACACTGAAGATCTCCCTCATACGACTCTGACTCATGTTTTGGAGCTTAAACCTTACATTGAAGAACCTGTTTGCTCAGTGGGTTCATCTCATTTTAGTCATTGTCCAGATCTTCGCCCTCAAATCAGACatgattttgttctttcaaCTATAAAAGCTGTTGAGGAATACTGGAACACTTTAGAGTATTGCTATTCTGCTAGTGACCGTAAAGCTGCTTTGCATGCATTCCCCGGCTGCACAGTTAATGAG GTATTTCTTTTCCGATCATGGGCCTCAGTCAGAGTTATGACGGCTGATCAGCGGGCTGAACTCCTTAAGCGTGTTATTAACGACGGTCCGCAGAGGAAACTTTCATTCAAGGAGTGTGAGGAGATTGCTAAAGATCTGAATTTGACTTTTGAGCAG GTCCTCCGTGTCTATCATGATAAGCGACAACGACGACTGACCAGATTTGATCGAGCTTCAGATGCTGGAAAGGCCGAAATTCAGCCGAATCAAGGTACACCTGCATTATcttcaaagaaaaggaaaagaccaGTAAGAAGAAAATCCTCAAAGCATGCAGAGGCTTCTACCGTGGTTGGACAGCCCCATGAGACGCTGAGCGAGATAGTCAATGAAGAACAAAGCTCTCTCCCATCTACTTCATGCACACGCACACGTAGCTTGGAGGGATATGACGTTCAAGATGACGTGGAAGCTGCTGAAGAATCAGAAGTACCTGAAGATGATGGAATAGGACGTGCTTTTCTTGATAAATATGCCTTGTCAAGAGCAAAGCCTACACGCAGGGGAAGGTTCTATTGGACAGATGATGTAGATAG GCAACTGGTTATCGAATATGCAAGACACCGAGCTTCTCTTGGAGCAAAATTCAATCGTGTAGACTGGGGAAAGCTTCCAAATCTTCCAGCACCACCTGATGCCTGCAGAAGGAGAATGTCTTCATTAAGAACAAGTCGACAGTTCAGAAAATCTGTTATGAGACTCTGTAATTTGCTTAGTCAGCGTTATGTGGATTATCTTAAAAAATCCCAAGATAAAACATTGAATCATGAGGGTCACCAAGCCACGGAATGTTGTTGTTTTAAACATACCTCACACTTCCTCTCTCAAGATCCATGGGATAACTTTAATGATGCCAATATAAAATCGGCCCTGGATGATGCTCTGCGGTGCAAAAAGATAGCCAAATCAGAGACCTTGAAGGATGTTCAACCTTTCTTTGATAAGTGCTCAGATGATAAAACTGATGAAAGACAT GTTTCTTATGGTCCTCAATCAGTTTTACCGGTTTCTGGTGGCcaatatgttgaaaattttgCTGAAAAGACTGAAGATTCTGGTATACCATTAAGCTCAAATAGGATCGGTCAGAAGTATGTGAATCTCACAATTGGTAGCATCCCCATCAGTAAACGATTATATGAATCAACAGCAGTTGCTAATGCTGCAGAGCTGTTTAAGCTCATCTTCCTCTGTAGCTCAAAATCTCCGCTTGTGCCAACCTTGCTTGCTGAAACTTTAAGGCGCTATTCTGAGCATGATCTCTTTGCTGCTTTCAACTACCTCAGGGACAAGAAAGTTTTG ATTGGGGGCCAGACCAATAATCCTTTTGTCCTTTCTCAAACCTTCTTGAATTGTATAGAATTTTCTCCATTCCCAAGTGATACCGGAAACAGAGCTGCTAAGTTTGCTAGCTGGCTTTGTGAAAGAGAGAAGGAACTGATTGCTGAGGGGGCGGATCTTCCAACGGATTTGCAGTGTGGAGATGTTTTCCACCTTTGTGCTCTGTTTGCTTCGGGAGAACTATCAATTGCACCATGCCTACCCGATGAAGGTGTTGGAGAGGTTGAGGACCCTCGGACATCTAAACGCAAATATGATGACAGTGAATTTTCTGACGGTGACAGGTATAAAAAGCTGAAAACTTCAACGGCTGGTGATGGTGGTGAGCTTTGCTCACGCCGTGCAAAAGGTTTTCCTGGAATAAGGTTGTGCTTGAGGCATGCTACACTTTCAAGAATAAAAACTATTGATTTACTCAAAGACACTGACAAATACACTCGCACACTATCTGTTGAAGAGCATCAAGCCGCTGATCTTGGCAATGTCTCATTCGACACAGATGACCAAGTAAATGAACTTCATGATAGTGGGGTCCCATATACTGTAGTTTCTCCTACTGAATCACCATGGCAAGCTATGACTACCTACGCTGAACGTGTGTGTTCCTTTGGTTCTTGCTCAGAACAGAACTCTCTGGTATCTCCAGAAATGTTTAGATCTGTTTATTCAGCTATCCAAATGGCTGGTGACCAAGGTTTATGCATGAAAGATATCTCGAAGATTCTAAAGATGCAGG aGAAAAAGCTTTCAGAATCTGTCGTCGAGGTGCTAGAAGCATTCGGACGAGTTTTGAAG GTCAATGCTTATGACTCTATTCGGGTGGTTGATTCTTTATATCGTTCCAAGTACTTTTTGACTCCAGTGGCTGCTATTCATCAAGATGCTACATTATCTCCTTACGAAGATTCTGAGGCTAGAATAGATGAGGAATCTCTTACACACAATGGAGAAGATCATAAAGATGTAGAGTTGCAGAAGGAAATGAGTGGGGAATCTGATAAGGTACACAAAATTACAATTCTTAATCTTCCTAAAGAGGTTACTGAACCTTCAAATGAAAAGCAAAACATCAATGAGGCCAAAGGTTCTCAGCCTACTGTAGCTAGTTCACCCACAAGAAATCATCCAGAAGAACCATATGAGCTCCGCTCTACTGGTTTGCATTTGGGTAAGCCAATATTGCCTTGGCTAAATGGTGATGGTACTACAAATGAACGTGTCTATAAGGGACTTGTACGGCGTGTTCTTGGCATAGTGATGCAAAATCCAGGAATAAAAGAG AGTTGCAGAAGTTTGTTAAACATAATGGTTCTGGACAACGACATCTTTGCGCGTAAGATTCCTCAGACAAATCCAGGTGGAGCACCAACAATTCTGAGTAGTCTTCTTGGTAGCCATTTCAAGAAGTCACAATTAATTTCAAGGGAGCATTTCTTTGCAAACCCCTCTAGTACACACCTGTTGTGA
- the LOC132031353 gene encoding uncharacterized protein LOC132031353 isoform X1 — translation MDTIVNLALEEICSHGDSGLHLSKLWPKLQPSVSNQGLKLCQNVKKVLWFNLIDIPGLKFESNGVNYTSTDNCVRELDQSERLDLKIVAPEHMCDGFIGIYDIDASDAKLNKHERRALSCLATVRGKGIAQNELGKDFKIKGNDMFYILRKLEKRGLIVRQPTILRIRDIAGEGDSKKGPVSTNMLYLSRYAKNLGSQQRLEITKGDNSLEDSEITDGEDENSVGVAEESLEVDLRVKDFLPELEAICDKLESAEGKVLAMADIKPELGYQGTKGHRRWRYILKKLKEAQVVKEDDVIVDGKEVKCLHLLKGFSPKHFEATMKKAKRGRISDLLLELPIEHQIYDMVDAEGERGLPFIQVCKRLGLSNKQHYNRLFDIINRFGIHMEPELMNKAKGYRLWTPGNHNPGASTITPNKPVADPSEISGCTPLGTHLEFQENSALTRQDVDASFPEGSGVANSQSVTTGIVPKASDSLVLDEKDESVPLHLKSSLDSTIKVSSATSDAELQIVSASSSYVAPAEALDLAVPTPSRRRSYPRYPCLTLEATSAKREQWILKLLEEEKFLVRSELYRRLQDLEKEKTTTTDRKTLDRCLNKLLQGGHCKLIVVYVPVLTNCNQSRRIQVVLHPSVSSVSAEQIHERFRSFETQIRTQSSSQSKKGESIPQLNDLARTHQSIKLNQAERAEAMRTNGFVLAKMVRAKLLHIYLWEYVNSLPGCDDVLSSFKHGHDLKNPHSTCKLIDLNAAIKAMPLELFLQVVGSTQKFEDTIEKCKNGFCLSDLPLLEYKHLMDIRATGRLSSLIDIIRRLKLIRLVCGGHPENTEDLPHTTLTHVLELKPYIEEPVCSVGSSHFSHCPDLRPQIRHDFVLSTIKAVEEYWNTLEYCYSASDRKAALHAFPGCTVNEVFLFRSWASVRVMTADQRAELLKRVINDGPQRKLSFKECEEIAKDLNLTFEQVLRVYHDKRQRRLTRFDRASDAGKAEIQPNQGTPALSSKKRKRPVRRKSSKHAEASTVVGQPHETLSEIVNEEQSSLPSTSCTRTRSLEGYDVQDDVEAAEESEVPEDDGIGRAFLDKYALSRAKPTRRGRFYWTDDVDRQLVIEYARHRASLGAKFNRVDWGKLPNLPAPPDACRRRMSSLRTSRQFRKSVMRLCNLLSQRYVDYLKKSQDKTLNHEGHQATECCCFKHTSHFLSQDPWDNFNDANIKSALDDALRCKKIAKSETLKDVQPFFDKCSDDKTDERHVSYGPQSVLPVSGGQYVENFAEKTEDSGIPLSSNRIGQKYVNLTIGSIPISKRLYESTAVANAAELFKLIFLCSSKSPLVPTLLAETLRRYSEHDLFAAFNYLRDKKVLIGGQTNNPFVLSQTFLNCIEFSPFPSDTGNRAAKFASWLCEREKELIAEGADLPTDLQCGDVFHLCALFASGELSIAPCLPDEGVGEVEDPRTSKRKYDDSEFSDGDRYKKLKTSTAGDGGELCSRRAKGFPGIRLCLRHATLSRIKTIDLLKDTDKYTRTLSVEEHQAADLGNVSFDTDDQVNELHDSGVPYTVVSPTESPWQAMTTYAERVCSFGSCSEQNSLVSPEMFRSVYSAIQMAGDQGLCMKDISKILKMQEKKLSESVVEVLEAFGRVLKVNAYDSIRVVDSLYRSKYFLTPVAAIHQDATLSPYEDSEARIDEESLTHNGEDHKDVELQKEMSGESDKVHKITILNLPKEVTEPSNEKQNINEAKGSQPTVASSPTRNHPEEPYELRSTGLHLGKPILPWLNGDGTTNERVYKGLVRRVLGIVMQNPGIKEDDIISEMHVLSPQSCRSLLNIMVLDNDIFARKIPQTNPGGAPTILSSLLGSHFKKSQLISREHFFANPSSTHLL, via the exons ATGGATACCATTGTTAACTTGGCGCTCGAAGAAATATGTTCCCATGGCGATTCCGGTCTCCATCTCTCAAAGCTATGGCCAAAACTACAACCTTCAGTTTCCAATCAAGGACTTAAACTTTGTCAAAACGTCAAAAAAGTCCTTTGGTTTAACCTCATTGACATTCCAGGCCTCAAATTCGAATCTAATGGTGTTAATTACACCTCGACGGATAATTGTGTTCGTGAACTGGATCAAAGTGAGCGGTTAGATTTGAAAATCGTAGCGCCGGAGCATATGTGTGATGGTTTTATTGGAATTTATGATATTGATGCATCTGATGCTAAGCTTAATAAACATGAACGTCGTGCTCTTAGTTGCCTTGCTACTGTTAG AGGAAAAGGAATCGCACAAAATGAGCTTGGCAAAGACTTTAAGATTAAAggaaatgacatgttctacatATTGAGGAAGCTTGAAAAACGAGGATTGATTGTCAGACAGCCAACAATCCTTAGGATAAGAGACATAGCTGGAGAAGGGGACTCCAAAAAAGGTCCAGTTTCCACCAATATGCTCTATTTATCCCGCTACGCAAAGAATTTGGGTAGTCAACAAAGGCTTGAGATAACCAAGGGGGATAATTCCTTGGAGGATAGTGAGATCACTGATGGTGAAGATGAAAATAGTGTTGGTGTTGCTGAGGAATCTCTTGAAGTAGATCTGCGCGTAAAAGATTTTCTTCCGGAACTAGAAGCTATCTGTGATAAACTTGAAAGTGCTGAGGGAAAG GTCCTTGCTATGGCTGACATCAAGCCAGAACTTGGTTATCAAGGGACTAAGGGGCATAGGAGATGGAGATAT ATTCTCAAGAAGCTGAAGGAGGCTCAAGTGGTGAAGGAGGACGATGTCATAGTAGACGGGAAG GAGGTCAAGTGTCTACATTTGTTGAAGGGGTTTTCACCAAAGCATTTTGAAGCAACGATGAAAAAGGCCAAGAGAGGTCGTATATCGGACCTGCTTTTAGAGCTTCCTATTGAGCATCAGATTTACGATATGGTTGATGCTGAGGGAGAAAGAGGGTTGCCCTTCATTCAG GTATGCAAAAGGCTGGGACTAAGCAATAAACAACACTACAATCGGCTGTTTGATATCATTAATAGATTCGGAATACATATGGAGCCAGAACTCATGAACAAAGCCAAGGGTTACCGACTCTGGACGCCTGGAAACCATAATCCTGGAGCTTCAACTATCACTCCGAATAAACCAGTGGCAGACCCTTCAGAAATTTCTGGGTGCACTCCACTTGGAACacatttagaatttcaagaaaactcagcATTAACCAGACAAGATGTGGATGCTTCATTTCCTGAAGGTAGTGGTGTAGCTAATAGCCAAAGTGTAACCACAGGAATTGTACCAAAAGCTTCTGATAGTTTGGTGCTGGATGAAAAGGATGAATCTGTCCCACTTCATCTGAAGAGTTCACTGGACTCGACCATCAAGGTAAGCAGTGCCACTTCTGATGCAGAGTTACAGATAGTGAgtgcatcatcatcatatgttGCACCAGCGGAAGCACTGGATCTTGCTGTGCCAACACCTTCAAGACGCCGATCGTATCCGAGGTATCCCTGTCTCACGTTGGAGGCAACCAGTGCAAAAAGGGAGCAGTGGATACTTAAACTTCTAGAG GAGGAGAAGTTCCTGGTCAGATCAGAGCTATACAGACGGCTTCAGGATCTTGAGAAGGAGAAGACGACAACGACAGACAGAAAGACCTTAGATCGTTGTCTGAATAAGCTCTTGCAAGGAGGACATTGTAAACTTATCGTTGTTTATGTCCCTGTTCTAACAAATTGTAATCAGAGTCGTCGGATACAGGTGGTTCTGCACCCTTCAGTTTCTAGTGTATCTGCTGAACAGATTCATGAGAGATTCAGGTCTTTTGAGACACAAATCCGCACTCAATCCTCTTCTCAATCGAAAAAGGGAGAGTCAATTCCTCAACTGAATGATCTCGCCAGGACACATCAAAGCATAAAATTGAACCAAGCTGAGCGAGCTGAAGCTATGCGCACAAATGGATTTGTACTGGCCAAGATGGTTCGCGCAAAGCTTCTTCACATCTATCTGTGGGAATATGTAAACAGTTTGCCTGGTTGTGATGAtgttttgtcatcttttaaacaTGGCCATGACCTAAAAAATCCTCACAGTACATGTAAATTAATTGATTTAAATGCAGCTATTAAGGCCATGCCGCTTGAACTGTTCTTGCAAGTTGTTGGCTCTACTCAAAAGTTTGAGGATACGATCGAGAAATGTAAAAATGGGTTTTGCCTTTCTGATCTTCCTCTGCTGGAATACAAGCATCTGATGGATATCCGAGCAACTGGACGACTATCATCGTTGATTGACATCATACGACGTTTGAAG TTGATTAGACTTGTATGTGGTGGACATCCAGAAAACACTGAAGATCTCCCTCATACGACTCTGACTCATGTTTTGGAGCTTAAACCTTACATTGAAGAACCTGTTTGCTCAGTGGGTTCATCTCATTTTAGTCATTGTCCAGATCTTCGCCCTCAAATCAGACatgattttgttctttcaaCTATAAAAGCTGTTGAGGAATACTGGAACACTTTAGAGTATTGCTATTCTGCTAGTGACCGTAAAGCTGCTTTGCATGCATTCCCCGGCTGCACAGTTAATGAG GTATTTCTTTTCCGATCATGGGCCTCAGTCAGAGTTATGACGGCTGATCAGCGGGCTGAACTCCTTAAGCGTGTTATTAACGACGGTCCGCAGAGGAAACTTTCATTCAAGGAGTGTGAGGAGATTGCTAAAGATCTGAATTTGACTTTTGAGCAG GTCCTCCGTGTCTATCATGATAAGCGACAACGACGACTGACCAGATTTGATCGAGCTTCAGATGCTGGAAAGGCCGAAATTCAGCCGAATCAAGGTACACCTGCATTATcttcaaagaaaaggaaaagaccaGTAAGAAGAAAATCCTCAAAGCATGCAGAGGCTTCTACCGTGGTTGGACAGCCCCATGAGACGCTGAGCGAGATAGTCAATGAAGAACAAAGCTCTCTCCCATCTACTTCATGCACACGCACACGTAGCTTGGAGGGATATGACGTTCAAGATGACGTGGAAGCTGCTGAAGAATCAGAAGTACCTGAAGATGATGGAATAGGACGTGCTTTTCTTGATAAATATGCCTTGTCAAGAGCAAAGCCTACACGCAGGGGAAGGTTCTATTGGACAGATGATGTAGATAG GCAACTGGTTATCGAATATGCAAGACACCGAGCTTCTCTTGGAGCAAAATTCAATCGTGTAGACTGGGGAAAGCTTCCAAATCTTCCAGCACCACCTGATGCCTGCAGAAGGAGAATGTCTTCATTAAGAACAAGTCGACAGTTCAGAAAATCTGTTATGAGACTCTGTAATTTGCTTAGTCAGCGTTATGTGGATTATCTTAAAAAATCCCAAGATAAAACATTGAATCATGAGGGTCACCAAGCCACGGAATGTTGTTGTTTTAAACATACCTCACACTTCCTCTCTCAAGATCCATGGGATAACTTTAATGATGCCAATATAAAATCGGCCCTGGATGATGCTCTGCGGTGCAAAAAGATAGCCAAATCAGAGACCTTGAAGGATGTTCAACCTTTCTTTGATAAGTGCTCAGATGATAAAACTGATGAAAGACAT GTTTCTTATGGTCCTCAATCAGTTTTACCGGTTTCTGGTGGCcaatatgttgaaaattttgCTGAAAAGACTGAAGATTCTGGTATACCATTAAGCTCAAATAGGATCGGTCAGAAGTATGTGAATCTCACAATTGGTAGCATCCCCATCAGTAAACGATTATATGAATCAACAGCAGTTGCTAATGCTGCAGAGCTGTTTAAGCTCATCTTCCTCTGTAGCTCAAAATCTCCGCTTGTGCCAACCTTGCTTGCTGAAACTTTAAGGCGCTATTCTGAGCATGATCTCTTTGCTGCTTTCAACTACCTCAGGGACAAGAAAGTTTTG ATTGGGGGCCAGACCAATAATCCTTTTGTCCTTTCTCAAACCTTCTTGAATTGTATAGAATTTTCTCCATTCCCAAGTGATACCGGAAACAGAGCTGCTAAGTTTGCTAGCTGGCTTTGTGAAAGAGAGAAGGAACTGATTGCTGAGGGGGCGGATCTTCCAACGGATTTGCAGTGTGGAGATGTTTTCCACCTTTGTGCTCTGTTTGCTTCGGGAGAACTATCAATTGCACCATGCCTACCCGATGAAGGTGTTGGAGAGGTTGAGGACCCTCGGACATCTAAACGCAAATATGATGACAGTGAATTTTCTGACGGTGACAGGTATAAAAAGCTGAAAACTTCAACGGCTGGTGATGGTGGTGAGCTTTGCTCACGCCGTGCAAAAGGTTTTCCTGGAATAAGGTTGTGCTTGAGGCATGCTACACTTTCAAGAATAAAAACTATTGATTTACTCAAAGACACTGACAAATACACTCGCACACTATCTGTTGAAGAGCATCAAGCCGCTGATCTTGGCAATGTCTCATTCGACACAGATGACCAAGTAAATGAACTTCATGATAGTGGGGTCCCATATACTGTAGTTTCTCCTACTGAATCACCATGGCAAGCTATGACTACCTACGCTGAACGTGTGTGTTCCTTTGGTTCTTGCTCAGAACAGAACTCTCTGGTATCTCCAGAAATGTTTAGATCTGTTTATTCAGCTATCCAAATGGCTGGTGACCAAGGTTTATGCATGAAAGATATCTCGAAGATTCTAAAGATGCAGG aGAAAAAGCTTTCAGAATCTGTCGTCGAGGTGCTAGAAGCATTCGGACGAGTTTTGAAG GTCAATGCTTATGACTCTATTCGGGTGGTTGATTCTTTATATCGTTCCAAGTACTTTTTGACTCCAGTGGCTGCTATTCATCAAGATGCTACATTATCTCCTTACGAAGATTCTGAGGCTAGAATAGATGAGGAATCTCTTACACACAATGGAGAAGATCATAAAGATGTAGAGTTGCAGAAGGAAATGAGTGGGGAATCTGATAAGGTACACAAAATTACAATTCTTAATCTTCCTAAAGAGGTTACTGAACCTTCAAATGAAAAGCAAAACATCAATGAGGCCAAAGGTTCTCAGCCTACTGTAGCTAGTTCACCCACAAGAAATCATCCAGAAGAACCATATGAGCTCCGCTCTACTGGTTTGCATTTGGGTAAGCCAATATTGCCTTGGCTAAATGGTGATGGTACTACAAATGAACGTGTCTATAAGGGACTTGTACGGCGTGTTCTTGGCATAGTGATGCAAAATCCAGGAATAAAAGAG GATGATATTATCAGCGAAATGCATGTTCTGAGTCCTCAG AGTTGCAGAAGTTTGTTAAACATAATGGTTCTGGACAACGACATCTTTGCGCGTAAGATTCCTCAGACAAATCCAGGTGGAGCACCAACAATTCTGAGTAGTCTTCTTGGTAGCCATTTCAAGAAGTCACAATTAATTTCAAGGGAGCATTTCTTTGCAAACCCCTCTAGTACACACCTGTTGTGA